In the genome of Lathyrus oleraceus cultivar Zhongwan6 chromosome 4, CAAS_Psat_ZW6_1.0, whole genome shotgun sequence, the window ATTCTCAATCCATATTTTCACTCCAAATCTCCAACCTTGTGGTTCATCACACCAAAGGGAGAAAAAGAATTTAGAAAAATTTCAGGTAAAGATCATTTATTTCAAGTTGAATTGCTCACGTTAATCCTGTTTTTAGTCTGATAAAATGAGCGTTTTTTTCTGGAAATGTATTTCAGGAACGTATATGAACTTTTTTGGAAATGCATTTCTGGTATCAGTTTGTGTTCATTTTTCCAACTCTGTTTTCAGCAGTAGCGTTTATTAACTATTTTATGATAATTGTTTtcattagatatggtgcaccccgatattttcctccaacAAGTTGTGTCTCCGAATGTCAAATGTGTTTCTGTGAAGGCGGTAGATGCTGGTAACCAATTTTAAAATGAGCAAGAGTTTAAATATCATGATCAAATGCTTCAATGGATTCATATAGAGGCCTCCAAACAGGGATTTGGTGTGGTTATCGGAAGGTCCGATAATGGTTCAGATAGAAGATGTGCTTTTGTGACAACGATGTGCGAAAGAAGCGGGAAATATAGAACTCCCACCGAAATTTTGAAAGAGACAATATCGATTCAAGAAAATATGAGTGTCTCTTTAAGGTGCGTGGTTACATGTTGGTAGACAAAAACTGGAGATTTAATGTCATATGTGGTTTGCATAACCAAGATTTGTGTGAAAAGTTAGTTGGCTATCTAATTGTGTGTCGACTCATGTCGGAAGAGAAAGAATGCGTTGTTGATATGACATTGAATTTGGTTTAACCGAAAAATATACTTACAACATTGAAACGGAAAAAACCCTAAAATATATCAAATATCAAGCAATTGTATAATATTTGGTACCAAATTAACAAGGCGCATAGGGGGGATAGAACTGAAATACAACAACTCTTGAAATTGTTGGATTGATAACAGTTACGTGTCTAGGTATTGAACGTGCGAGGATGAAGTTACCATTAGAGATATATTTTGGATTCATCTTGATTCCATATAGTTATTCAACATGTTTCCTAAGGTGCTCATACTTGATTCAACGTACAAGACCAACAAGTATAGACTTCTATTGTTGGAAATGGTTGGTATTACCTCAACTAAGAAGACATGTTCTGTTAGGTTTGTATTTCTAGAGAGCAAGAAAGAGGAGAATGTTAATTGGGTCTTATATGTGTGTTAGGAAATATTGAAGGACTAAGTTTAAATGCCTAAAGTCATAGTTACCGACCACGACACCGCCTTGATGATTTCGGTTGCAAAGGTGTTTCCTACTTCTTATGCATTACTTTGTAAGTATCACATAACAAAGAATATGAGAAGTCGGGTTAAACCTGTGGTTGAGACGAAATAGACAGAGTCTGGAGATGGCAAATGGTGAAGGCGGGTATAGTTGTGGAAAAAATAATGGATGCATTGAATCGTATAGTAAATTCTTCCACAAAAGAATTATATGCCGATTTCGTTATGCATTTCAGGAAAGTGTGTGAAAAATATCCTTATTTGTTGAAATATGTTGAGAGCGTAATTCTTGACCATGTGAAGCAGAAGATTGTTTGTGCTTGGACTGATAAGGTTATACACCTTAGAAATACAACAACTAACTGAGTTGAGTATGCCCTTTCTACATTGAAGAATTGATTGGGAAATAGTAAGGATGATTTGTGTAGAGATTGAGACTCCGTGAACCAAATGATTCAGAACCAACATAATGAGATACATACATCATTTGGTCAGAGCATCACAGTTTGGGAACACATATTTAAGAAAACAATCTTTATTCTCAGTTGGTCGACAACATACCTCGAGCGggtttgaattatatttttcaCTAGGCTAAACGAGCTGATAATGTAGGCTCCAATAACGCAAAGTGTGGATGCATAATTATGAAAATATATGGTGTTTCGTGTACTTGTGTTATTGCAAAAAAAGGTGAAACTTGGTATCCCAATAAGATTGGATGAGGTTTTCACTCATTGGGAAAGGCTTAGGTTTGATGACGGTGGCGACATGAACGACGGTAAATCAAATATCTCTACCTTGACTGAATGGTAAGTGATACAAAAGAGATTTTTGAAAGTTGATGACAACATGAAACTCCACACTAAAAAACAATTGAGGAAGATTGCTTATCTGGAAACCACTGACTTGAAACCATCCTTTCAACTAGTAAAAACATAAGGTGCTCCGAAGAAGCTCAATCCTACACCAAGTGAAAACTCAACGGTATATTATCCTTCGTCttttgaacatgttgacaaaGTTTTTACGGACTCACCAACTCCAAAATCTCTAAAAAGTGTTTCCAAAGAAGCTCGCATTAGCAAACCACCTCCTACGCCACATCTACCAAAGATTTCACTCATTGACGAGATGCTGgtttttatgcacaaatacatcGATCGGATCGTCAGGGTATGGATATCGAGTTGTTTCGGCTTTACACGGTAAAGGATAAGATAATATTAAACTTGTCTGTTGTCAATTTATCCAAGAGTTGAAGACTCATAAAGAATCATACACACGATTGTACGAAAAGAAAGAACACTTAGATGAAGCTTATGAGTCTCTTTTTCCTTGCCTTGGTGGACCAGCACCAGAGGCAAAATGAATGTGCTTCTCTAAAATGGATCACCTGATAGCATGTGTGTATGATAGGGTGTGTGTTGATCTTACACGATACGGTTTTTCAGAAACCTTTTTTCAATTGCATACcgtcccacctcaaaatccaaatTATCGTATTATGTGTATTTGATGACTTTCAAAACCACGGTattttgttcaagtttatttGAAACTAGGATGCCCTATTACCACTTACATCACATGAGTGGaatgttcattcaacaacaaaaaTTGAGACTTGGCCGAACCATTTTATGGAAAGGATGCAAGAGTTCCAAAATTTGAGCAacattgaaagagaatcaaatgcACAAAAGTCAAAAGGGATACCGCCCATAGATTTAGCTGAAGACAAATGTTTCGATTCTTTTTAATTTCGTATTTAGTCGGACAAATAAGTGTATGCAATTGTGTCTCAATATTAATGAAGATTAATTTATTCAATTTATCATATTGTGTCTTaatacatttttttatttttcacaaTACAACATTTAttcatttatatatatatatatatatatatatatatatatatatatatatatatatatatatatattatatatatatatatatatatatatatatatattatatatatatataattgtttCAAAGGTTTTGTTTTCAAACATGTTCAAGAGAGgttcagagatgcatctccgggACAAGATAATAGGGTGCGTAACCGAAGATATATCTTCGGAATCAACATGTCAGGTTTTGAATGGTCCATAATATAAATTAAGATGTCCTTGTTTCTTATTTCACACAAACTGAAAATGTCTCAAATGTCACAAATAAACATCAACTGGTATGTCGCAAATGTCTCTGTCTCTAGCGCGACACCCAGACGAAAGTTTAAGTTCAACAAATGCACATCTCTTGCAGATATTAAATACGAAATCCATCATCTCCTAGCTTACGGAGACAATCGAAAAATTGTGAAGCTCAAGTACCGTTCACCATCGATTGACAACATAAGGAAATTAAGTTTAACAACTTTGAGCTTGGAATACATATTTCTGTTTCGAAACAAAAACTCTACTCGAGTTGGAAGCGACAATTTCAAGATCGGTCGAAGATATTGTGAAGACGTTGAAGCGTAGTACATTCGAAAATATATCTCTAAAACTAGAAGACATTTTAGTATTTTCGGGTGGTGCTTAATAAACATATAAGGTGCATTAAGAAATTTTACTCCTTACAAATTTATCTATTTTTTTTCTAGATCCTTAAGAAACATATAAGATACATTAAAAAAATTCTTATCGAAAAATATCCAAACCCACGTTTGAACATTTTTTGGGATGGACTAAATTTTTTTGGCTTACTAGTATGTTGCTATACCTAAGTGAGACTCGGAAACATAATGTAATAGGCATGAGTAATCCAAGAGAGACTCGTTAGATAAAGAAGTgaatgctataaaagaagaaaGTATCTAGAATTTTGTTTTCCAAGTGGGGGAAATAATCCCAACATGCTGCTATTTCATCCTTTTTTCTATATCTGATACCCAACTTTGTTTTGtgattaataataataatattaatcaaTATTAGAAGTTTCGTACGCTAAGAAAAACTACCATACAACAAAATCTGGCTGTGGTAACTACTACCATACAATAAGAAAACACCTCTAACAAACCCAGCTTTTGTTGCAACGTGGAATTGCTCACAATAGAGCAGCATATATATATAACATTATTTCTCTGGAACAATCTGATCAACCAGCTTCTCAGGGATGAAGAATCTGATCAACCAGCATAGTTTATCACACCAACCTTCCACTGTCTTTGGTGTGAAGAATCTGATTAACCAGTTTCTCTGGAAGCTTTTTAGTAGCCTGTACAAGTACCAAAAGGTTAATTTAAAGTGCGTGGTTTTCAGTTCATATCAACAGTGTACAAAAATGTATACCAAGAAACTAACCTGAAAGTTCCTCATATGCAAAATTGGTTCACATCCTACGTCGGCCACTGATTGACCATTTGGAGTCTGCAACTTGAATCGCTCTGCTTTGTATGCAGATAACATATTTTCTTCGTCGGGTAGGTGATGGCAAACTGTCAGGAGTGAGCTAAGAGAATTCATCTGGAAAGTTAAAGAAACAATCAGATAACGATTAGTCCAAAGATAAAAAATCAGTCACTGTGGACCAATCTTAGCTGACTATCAAAAATAAAACACAGATCCTACCTTCATGTAAGGACAAGATGCGCAACCACCGTGAATGGAACAACCCTCCCCGCTAGTTACTCCTGGTACAACAGGAGGTATGATATCACTGACTTCAACTGAATTTAGACTAGAAGTTGTTTTCGAGATTGAGTCTGATGAAACTGGAAACACAATTTCAACAGTAACTTTTGCTCCATGAGAAGAGGATTTTGCAGGCTCTAACAGACTACGAACTGCTGCCACAATTGCAGTCACCATCCCAGATTCTGTTCCTAAAACAAATTGAAGATGGTCATCAATGTTTCTATCCAAAGATTCTTGAACCCTGTCTTTTATGAAATCCAATATATTCTGGGTGGACCCTACTACTCCCATTCCTCTTCTTTTTGCTTCCATTGCCAATGAAAACATCTCTCCAGGTACCTCAAGATGGGCAGTAAGGAATGCATCACAATACATTTCTTTTATCGTATCCACAACTTCATGGCCAAATAGATGATGAACAATGCATGATCCATCCTGACACCAAAAGGCAAGAGCAGATAATCATGACATGTACAATATTGTGAAGCTAATTCTTGAAACACTAAAtaaaatcattttcatatagaaaaagaaaataatagGAAAAAATGGATTCAAGCCAAGCCACCTTCCGAAAATGGTGAATGCGAACAAAACACATGTTAGTGTAGCACATCCGATTGCAAATAAAGTAACTTCTTCCATAAATTTTTATAACACCCTAAAGACCTTACCTGATAAAAGTAAAGTCGTGGTAGTAAGGATTTAATAGAGTCTACATTGTGCTCAGGATGTATCGCAGCAATCTCTTCATCGGTCATTACTGTCATCTGTTGGAACAATTCTACAATATTTGCACCCATGTAAGAATCAGGCCCATAATATATGCTCAAATCTGGCACTTGGGCAAATGCCTGCATAAGAGATAAACATATTAGTGTTTAAGAAAGAAGCGCTAAACAGCATTGTTGTGAATACAACGACAAAGAGGAATACCCAAAAGTTTGCGTAAGACTGACCTGTAGAATAGTCTGGATAACATTTGATGAGGTACAGGTTATTGTTGGCACAAGCTCATGAGCATATGCCTTTGTCTCTAACTTAGTGTTAATGTATATGACATGCAAGGAAGTAGACCTAGAAGCTGGCTCCAGATACTCCATATAAGTAGAGGTAGCTGCAGCATCAGCCAGTGAGCAACCAATACGCTCATTTGACATTCTATAAACATCGACCTACAAATAATCAATCAGAAGAAAATTAAGGACTAAGGATTAACAAGTAGCACTGATACTGAATTTTTCTAATCTAAATACTGCAGCACGTATTACATACTTCATACAAGATATCTGTATTAGTTTATGACCAGTTTCTATCGACAAACAGGTGAAAGACATACCTCATTGAAACCGGCTTGATCAAGGATGGCGCGCACATTTTCCGACATAAAGTCCACACCTAGCACTGTTATGAATTTGCATCCAGCTTTTGCCATTTTGACTGCTGAATCTGCCATGACCAGTGAATCAGATATATGGATATGAGGCCACTGCTTCTGAGCAGCAGTTAAAATGCCTTGGACTTCAGGATCCATGTAAAAGTGCGCAACTACACCTATTTTCTTATCCTTCAGCACATTGACTAGTTCATCAACTTTTAACTTGTTAGGGAACAGGTATTTTGCCTGCAGGAAAGCCAGACAAAAATAGAAGTTTAATGTTTTCAGGTCAAGATTCAATGAAATTATGGCATTTGTTGGCGTGTACATGATCCATTCATAACGATGCGACCTCACTTTTCTTTTGAAAGTAGAAAAGCTACTTGCATAGATAAAGCAATCAAGAAACACATGTATTGTTCTACAGAAAAATGGAATTCCCAAAGAATTACTTAAAATCCCAATATTTGTGTGAACGGTAGAATATGTTACTACTATTTGCAACTTAACACTATCAATTTCTTGATCAGTACAGATCTTTGTCTTCTGTGCGCAAGTATGGAAAATGAACTCCTTAAACTATCTTAAAATTTTTGTCGACGAAATTCAATTATACAAAATCAACTTATAAGTTAATTATTCTCCAGCACCTATAAATACATTCTTCAGTCTATATCTCATCCAGTAAAAAAATTTATTCTTAACACACTCCTCACATTTAGAATTGAACATCTTCAGCATGATCCAAGTGATCAATGGCAGATGACCCAACACATTTTGAATAGACTAAGATACTATCataaaaaatttgaatttcattttattcaATCCTTCAAAACCGAAATAAAAGTGTGGACCACTCATGCAATATGTGACTTCTTAACAAACTAGAACTAAAACACCACCGAATATGCTTTGGCTTTAGATAAGGTAGAACTTTCAATACAAAGTATGTGAAGTAAAAGCACTATGGATAATGTGCTAAGCATATCCATTTACAGAGTAAGCGTCTACAATCATAATAAAAACGGAAAACTCGCGTACTCTAACATAATAGGACGAAGACTAAACATGTTTGAACACAGGAAAGTATTGCTAAAAGAAGCATCAAATTTTGCAAGATGTAATGGAAAAGGACACCACTATTATTTCACTTTTTTTACGGTATCAAGAGATTCTATGTATAATGACACCACAAACAAACAGACACGTCTCCTCCACCTGAGTATTTAAATGGATTGTCGAAAACACATATTACTCATTTCATAGTAATTTGTAATGTCAACGCTAAGCATCAACTTCCTCCAACCCATTACTTCAAAAATAATTACTAAATTAAAAAATACACCCTCCGATCCTATATACTCCCTCCGATCCATTTTAAGTTTCACTTTTTTGATAAATTTCTTTTTAATTATCACTTGTAAAGTTCAAGATGGTATTAATTGCATTTTTGTCAAAATTATTCGTAGGTAATTATTACATAGAGAAAAcattaaaatgaaaataataaataattaaggatattataggtaaaaaaagaattattgtttgaaaagtaacaataatgattaatTTTCTTGATATATATAAAAAGTCAAAAAAATAACACTTAAAAATAAACGAATGAAGTATAAGACAAGTTATTTTTTAATTCATTCAACAAAGAATATATTTTGTCTAATAATAAATTAGATACATTGATTATTTAAAGAATTTAAAAAGTAACTTGTCTCCTGTAAATAGAATCGGAGGAAGTACTAAATAGATCCTATCAATAACTCAATATaataatattaatttattttacTAAAAAGGGTCCATAAAATAGAGGATACAGAGACTCGCATTAGTTTAGTTGATAAGAGTCTCTTCTTGCTTAAGCAGAGATCTAGGATTCGAACACAGCACAATGCGTGCATCAATGTTAAATGTTTTTAAGAAAAACTTTGTCGTTTATTGTCGTCATTTTCAATTTGAAAGATTAGCCTTCGTAGTTGCGCACAGATGATACCTAATTTatagaagaagaaaaaagatAAAGAGTCTTTTATCTACTCCATAAAGGGCCAAAAATTCTCACTCCATAATATGAATAATCTACCTATATATTTAATGTAGATTAAACAATGTTTTGGACTAATTATATGAATAATCTAGATATATTAATCTCAGAATCAATATATttaaaaagaaagagaaaaaaaacaaTGACATGAAAGAAAAAACAATCTGAAAAAGAATAGAAAAATAATGAATAGAGAAGAATAAGATAGAGAACAAAATAGAAAACAGAAAACAGAAGtagagaagaagaagaatagaAGAAGAATAGAGAGAAGCTTCCAACAGTTGAGGTGGAAGAGGAGTTAGGGCATAAGAAGCAGCGCACATAAAATACGAGAAGCAGCATACAAAATAAACGCGATGGAGAAGGTGAAAACATGAATGAGAGAGGAGAAAACACGAACGACTATGATAAATTTTccaattttaatattttttaaagGTAAAAAGGTCTTTTCGcacaaaaaaaaccctaaaagcAGAAAACCGCTCAGTGCCAGGAAGCGCTCCGCTCCCGCAACCCGTTATCCCAGCTATCCCAGCCACTATCCAAAATTGCGATGCGCGCCGCTCCTCCGTAATGGACGGTTTCCGCATCGAGATAGCACTTAGAGCGACCGCTATTAATAATTGTGCCCCTAAGATTTATATTAATAAATGTGCCCCTTGTGTTGTAATATATAATTTCCTCCTCTCAAATGCAAAATATATTAGACTCCTATAGATAGACAGATAGAGGGAGAGAGAGAGATTACACTACCCTCGCTTCTTGTGTTAAAATATGCATTTCCCTTTCCTCTGATGCAAAATATATTACACTTCTCTCTCATGATAGATACTCATATTACATTATCTTCCTCtcttatgttttttttgtttAGTAGCCTATGGCCATAATTTCACTCCCTTAAAAGGGAATATGTCACAGTTTCAAACTCACTCACATGCAATCGGACACTACCTAAAGATAAATAAATTATACACTTAGATCCGTTCTTCgacaaaactattaaaaaaatgACAATCTCCTCCCATAAAAGATGAATAAATTACATTCTCCCTTCTTATCGGCAGCTCGTCTTTCCCTTATTTGCAAAGCTCGGCCAAGTTGTTAAAGGTTTTAAAGGCTCTAATTCCAATAATTTTAGCGAATGTGAACCCCAGTTGAAATTCTAAACTTAATAGGTACTTCTTCCTCTCATTTGTGGCGCCCTTGACTAGTATCGTTTCTATGTTTAACCTCTCAATGTAGGATCATATCGGCTTGTCTTTCCCTTGTTTGATAGATCGTAGGCTTTCCACTAACTTTGGTTGACTTCTCGACACCGTGAAGTGCACGAAAAACATCTCCTTCTAGTTTCAATACTATACAAAGAAATAATTTATGTATTCtttaaaaaagaaataataattTCTTATTAATTTtaagtttttcaaaataaatgcAATCAAGTTCATACACTTTAACTATTGATTTTTTAATTCAACTAGCAATATGGTTCGGGGTCAGTTCTGGCATCAAGTGGTTTCAATTCTCTCCCAATCGCAATTGCAGATGATCAAACCGTGGTTCTCCTTATTAAGTCCAGAGTCAACCACTACTGAACCAACTAAGAATTTGatttaaatttgcaaattttttaaattgaattttttactcaaatacccccacatttaaaaaaaatctcaaaataacctacttttcaaattattttccaaaCTACCccaatttaaaaaaaaaacgtTTAGGTGTAAGTGTCAGATCAATTGGCGTTTACCCTTAATTTTTAAGAggggcgccaattgaattggctatatcacatggtgttgccaatccaattggcgtccaTGTGTATATAGTGAGAGGAGGCGTCAATGGGTCTGTCGTCTCCGTGTATTGtataattttttttgtataaatagaTGTGTTGGCTGACTCATTTTTTTACCTATCTTTTcattatattgcaaacatgtttcGTCTTCGTCGCCTCTATAaaaaagtgatttattcgagagacaagcTTCCGATGGAGATGATGTTTTGGAATATCTGTCGTTTCGAGCAACTAGAGAaggagttggttcgttggtttGATGGAAAAATACCTGAAGaggaaaaattagaagtattgagagactcgatgGCGTACGTGGTTGGCTACGagtaaaaaatgataaggatgtTATGGAAGTGATGTTTAGACCAGATGACatatcagtttgattgttgtaatcagttaaaaatgttgtttttaaatgttgtgaTTAAGTATTTTCATCTCTTTTGATATTtattgtttgtgttgtttatttagaCCTGTTCGAATTTAAGTGTGCTTAAGTTGaagtgatgtttgttgttaaccttgttgtaacaaaaaaattattaatatatcaaaataaaaggttacaaaaattgaaatGATGTACTAAATTATTATGCAAAGGTTGTGGGACATTTTTTCTTATTGTGTCcgggttgacgacatatactacataatcttatcattttatcagcCGTATCCATTTCTATTCTAATATGCGTGTTGTTTGACCgtctttttttctttcttcgcatctcatcgttgtgccaaactatgtccTCTTCATATGGAGGCCAGCATTTCTTCATTTCTCCATTGCTAGCCCTGAGAAGCTTTCGTTATAGACATTCATAACGGTAATGGTCTTGTAAACATCGGATAGATGGTTGTAAGCATCCTGACGAATATTTGCGCATGTCGCCATGACATGAGAGCAAGGAATACGGAAGACCTGGaactttccacagtcgcaccaacttctgtttagtctgaCAGCATATGATAAATTTGGTCccccctcattgtggtccattgtttccaGTACACTGAAACTTTACCTATGATGGTCAAAGATTGTAACCACGTGTGCGCTAGCTATGatagtttcctctttcatcattttcatacaacattcactgaataattgacctgacattaacaccgtactccatctttcacctttggttgcgaaggtagatgtcaacctaaaataggttgttctgaCCAATCCGGTTATTCGTAGATTTCTAATGGCTTTGAATACGCCATTCATGCATTCTACAAGGTTTGTTGTCATATGGCCCTATTaacaacctctgtcaaatgcctTTGTCCACTGCTCTAATGGTATGTTATTCACCCACCTTTCTGCATTtgcattagacaatctaatttcgtcatggtaatattgaaatgacggctgagttagagcataccctgcattcaccactttttgcgaaggttcttgtctttgattgcgcgcatgaagttttgtgcgatatgtctaatgcaatagacatgggtagaaggaggattatgtcatccgttatcatggttattataagcactctcaatggcagcatgtctatctgaaatAAAATAGAGATTGACTTATGGagcgacatgtgttctgagatgacTAAGGAAGAAACCCCAATCACCGGTTGTTTCAGCTTCAACCAGTGCAACAGTCATAAGCAAAGTGCCATAtattttccgtataaccatgttccatcaatttgaataataggtttgcagaatataaaacctttgatgcatggttgaaaCACCCAAAAGAGGCGGTGAAAAATTATATTTTCATCAACACAAGTTTCGCCTGGCGTAAatgctggcaatgtctccataattgcaatAGTTCTTGGTGCATATATTTAAAGTGCCctaaaaaccgtggcaattctttgtatgaatcctcccagttgccgaatacttgttcaacaacctttgtccttgcaatccacgCGTTCTTGTAAGAGGGGGTATAATTACATCTTGTGacgatatgagatattattatactcaccttcattgatgggtctttgttaacaagcggcaAAATGTCTTGATATATCAATTCAGCGCTTAATTTTCGGTGATCTTGTACATCATTAGtggcaatgcaactgtgaggtgggtctatagaAGCTTTCTCCCAAGAATCGCTTCTCTTCTTGAGAGACGCAGCCAACCGAAACTtgcaaaggatgttacgacattcgatgacatacctttTCGAATCATTGCGTTTCAAGGTGAAATCAATAGAGTTAtccatgtgaaattttttgatagctcgcacacattcttctcTAGTGTGGAACGTGTCTCCCACTTTTAACTTACCCACTGatcgtggatacgggttataaaAAACATTGTCGGATATTTCATCGTCATGCAAgtccatgtttgtcatatgttaTGGTGGATTATATACATGACTTAGAGGTAATGGCGTTGGATGATCGTCATattcaatgttgttgttcaacatatgatcgacctgtgtctcggtttcttcttcttcatcatcaacgacgttgacttctgcttctgcttctagGTCGACTTCATCTGAGTCTTCTGAATCAAGTTCATCAGATTCAGCTTGATTAGTTATCTGAGATTGTTGAGATGATATACTTTGTTAGAGATtaatatataactcaatagagttgCAATAAGAATGTTCGTGAgtaacaaacatatattcaacatcttcatcgtctcgcACCTTTAGCGGGTAAAATTTACATTGATTATTTTCGAAATAAATTGGATTTTGGTACGTAATTTGTGACACAAGACTAGATCCTAGGTAGGATTCTATTtgttttttcaaatgcaagaaatttgaatttctcttgattGTAAATCGGATAGTATTAGTGTTTCAAAAACTAAACCTGTATACATCACAGTCATATGTCTCACCGTTGCAGTGAGCATTGATAATATATTTGGATGCTGATGACATAGTAATATAATGAAGTTGTGTAGGTTTGACAATGAATTTTTGTTGGTTTGAGGATGAATTTGAATTTGTGTTGGTATAAGAAAGACTATAATTAGAATGTGACATGGCATGCATGCAAGAGCTAGTGTCATTCCATTTGGCGCCTGCTTGCATTTTTTGAACATGGGCGCCAGTCCATATGGCGCCTTGTGTGTGCAGGCCTCGAGATTCTGTGTTGCATGCAAATAGCCATGCAGCCTAGTGAAAAGACCATGCATGCAACCTACCACGACCTAGGAAGCGTCAATCCATATGATGCTAGCAT includes:
- the LOC127073986 gene encoding quinolinate synthase, chloroplastic — protein: MAATATSSLFSIAINPNHVLKPKRFILQPNLPFFKSLKCIPSNTSLSCSAVAFPETAELVVPSKLRHLADEFQSLPEPMERMKRLLHYAGLITPMDESVRVDTNRVMGCTARVWVEVKIDGEGKVRLTADSDSEITKGFCACLVWVLDGSEPEAVLKVSTDDLVALNVGLPGTGRSRVNTWHNVLVTMQKKTKQLVAERDGKVPFEPFPSLIITADGFVPKGSYAEAQAKYLFPNKLKVDELVNVLKDKKIGVVAHFYMDPEVQGILTAAQKQWPHIHISDSLVMADSAVKMAKAGCKFITVLGVDFMSENVRAILDQAGFNEVDVYRMSNERIGCSLADAAATSTYMEYLEPASRSTSLHVIYINTKLETKAYAHELVPTITCTSSNVIQTILQAFAQVPDLSIYYGPDSYMGANIVELFQQMTVMTDEEIAAIHPEHNVDSIKSLLPRLYFYQDGSCIVHHLFGHEVVDTIKEMYCDAFLTAHLEVPGEMFSLAMEAKRRGMGVVGSTQNILDFIKDRVQESLDRNIDDHLQFVLGTESGMVTAIVAAVRSLLEPAKSSSHGAKVTVEIVFPVSSDSISKTTSSLNSVEVSDIIPPVVPGVTSGEGCSIHGGCASCPYMKMNSLSSLLTVCHHLPDEENMLSAYKAERFKLQTPNGQSVADVGCEPILHMRNFQATKKLPEKLVNQILHTKDSGRLV